In Cryptomeria japonica chromosome 10, Sugi_1.0, whole genome shotgun sequence, a genomic segment contains:
- the LOC131062825 gene encoding uncharacterized protein LOC131062825 has protein sequence MDVGVTKEYTQYHTTHLVPHILDPIKPIPPFEDDRRWQQRRRGGKGGGEGDGDCRRGGDGVGGDGGEGGGGGGFGGARGGSGGGGGGFGGGGGFGGGGGIVGVFDGVIDVVDTAIGSISVIDIVGAIAVTDGNISIVDVATGIIVDIVGAADTTDGIIVVVDVVDGFDVTKWIISFVGVVGATDAIDGIIIFVGGVGIVGIKDIIKDGLLGVTR, from the exons ATGGATGTAGGAGTGACAAAGGAGTACACGCAGTATCATACTACGCATCTGGTTCCACACATTTTAGATCCTATCAAGCCCATACCAccatttgaggatgataggagatggcaacagaggaggagaggaggaaaGGGTGGAGGAGAAGGAGATGGTGATTGTAGAagaggaggagatggagtaggaggagatgggggagagggAGGTGGTGGGGGAGGTTTTGGTGGAGCAAGAGGAGGTAGTGGTGGTGGGGGTGGGGGATTTGGGggtgggggtggatttggaggtggag GTGGGATTGTTGGTGTTTTTGATGGGGTTATTGATGTTGTGGATACTGCTATTGGGAGTATCAGTGTTATTGATATAGTTGGTGCTATTGCTGTTACTGATGGGAATATCAGTATTGTTGATGTTGCTACTgggattattg TTGATATCGTTGGTGCCGCAGATACTACTGATgggattattgttgttgttgatgttgttgatggctTTGATGTTACTAAATGGATTATTAGTTTTGTGGGTGTGGTTGGTGCTACTGATGCTATTGATGGGATTATCAtttttgttggtggagttggtattGTTGGCATCAAAGATATAATCAAGGATGGTCTTCTTGGGGTAACTCGCTGA